The genomic interval TGCCTGTGATAGTACTCTTGGACAAAATTATCAGGTTCAAGAGGGAAAAATCTAGGGAGAGTGGgcaagggagagaaaaaaaaagattttttagaAATCACTACAAATTCACAGAACAAAATTAAGTAATCTTCTTCTGAATTTGATTGTTTTAAATCTTTGCACCCAGGGCATTCATCAGAAAGTTACTCAAAATGAAATTTAACAATAAATGAAGCCATAAAGACTCCAACACAGGCCCTACCCAATAGTGAACTAACTTCTTTGAACAATCAAAATATTCTCTTATTTGCATGAGCAGTTGAGACAATAAAGATATTAGCATTGAAACACAATAATACACTGCTGGATTACTATTAACAGTAGAGCAGGAATGAGTGGATAAGCTATGTTAAGGCTGCCCAATACAAAAATtccacaggatttttttttaaattgtacaaTAGTATGAGGTGCAGGAGCTTTGTTCCTTAGCATCATGAAGTGCTCCACAATGCACCAAATTTCTTTGCTTGAACCCACATCATTGCCCCGTATTAATGCCAACTAAATTATACTTCCAGTAGTTTCAATTAGACATCAGCCTGAAACTCACAATTCACCACAATACCATGACTTTGTTTAAATTTATGGCTTAACAACTCACTGGAAAAACAGACACAGATCTGAATGAAATATGAATTATGTCATGGTGAAGTGGAGCAGCAGAGAAACAAGGGATCAAGTGcagcaatttttcttttgttttcaggcTACGGGTATTGCTAGCAATCCAGTATTTATCGCCCCTCCCTAATTGCCTTCAAGGTGGCAGTGGTGATGGCGAACTGCCATCTCAAACCATTGCCATCCTTCTACTAAAGGTATCCCCTAAGTGCTGTTTAGTAGGGAGTTCTAGGACTAGTGACAATTAAAGTCCAGGGGGTAGGGGGCTGCTGTCAAAGTTGCCCGGTCAAaaaacagcagtgcatttttctGCTCTCATCCAACCAGAGGTCAAGGGTCTAATGCATCAAATTCACCCTGATTTAGCACTATTTGCTCATCTCATTCAGATCGTTCGTTTGCCTAATacggcaaacaaaaaaaaagtttgcaaacCATTTTGAGTATTGCTACAACATTTAGACTGAAGCACAATGACGTTCACCATTGTGATAATGTGGTGCTCTTGCTGCACTGTACTTACTGCAAAAACTATTAGAAACACTCAGTAAATCAACAGCCTTTGTTGAGAAATGTTTACTTTTCAGGTGTGGACCTTTACAGTTAAATCATTTTGGCCAGTATAATTTCTCTAACTTACCTTTCTTTTGTTGTGATATGTAATGTAAACAACAGCAATCAGAAAAGCAGCAGCAACCAAGTAAAAAAAGAAGTGACTATCATCTTCTTCAGGTGTGGCAATATATATTGGTTTGTCAGGGAGTTCAGGAGGTTCCTCCAAGTCATCACTTTCCAAATCATTCTCATCCATTTGGTTTTCATCAAAATACtcctctgctcctctgtcttcaCCTTGATCGTAATAGGATGGTGAATTATCCTGCTCAACAACCAACAGCTGGTTATCTGTCATCTCATCCATCTTTTCTGGAATTATATTTGAAGTAATTGTTTCATCATCATCAATATCTGTGCCAATGACAATTATTTCCGTATCTGGTTCAGTAACATTAACTTTCACTGTTGACGCGACTAATTTTGGGGCCACTTGCTCAGGATTTTGCCCAGTTTCTCTCTGTATTGTTCCTACTGGATGTTTGGTTACATTTCTGACTGTTGTTGTAGTCGGAATTGGTGTGGTTGCAGACgtggcggtggtggtggtggtggtggtgttcttaGCTAATTGCTTATTTTCTGAATGAGTTGCCTGGGATGTTACACTGACGGGAGTATTTGCTGAATGATTTCCAGTAGTCAGCATTAGCTTTCCTGTAACGGTAGTAaccactgcaaaaaaaattatagaatGTTTAAGTCGATTAGATGAAATCTCCATAGTAATGAACATAAAGCAGTTTCATGTACCTTTCAACATTTCAGATATCACCCATGTAGACTAACCAAAAAAAGTGAAAGAGACGTGTTTGGTAGCAATAATAAATAATGGGCACACttgacattttagtgcaaagttataTTAATTCCATTAAATTTCAGTTTGCAATTAATGGAAGGAATTTCACAAGCTTTTTAAGCATTACTCAACAGACAAGCGTAAATATGACAGAACTGACCTAACAACTCAGATTCAGCTAAGCACTTAGCTAGAAATAAAatgcagcatggtagtgtagcagttagcgtaaagctattacagtgccaacaaccagggttcaattctgctgctgtctgtgaggagtttctaCCTtttccccgtgtctatgtgggtttcctctgggtgctccggtttccacccacattccaaagacctacagattaggagctgtgggcatgctatgttggcgccagaagagtggcgacacttacggactgcccccaacacattctcagtaacgcaaaaagactcatttcactgtgcgtttcgatgtacatgtaattaataaataaatatcttaaattggAGAATATCAAGTAATCAATTTCTCTTGCTGTCCCACGCTATCCTGATTGACAAATTCTACACTTGCAATGTTAGGATGTTGTGCGATCTCAAAGCATCCATACCACAAAATCCAATCTAACAAAATTTACAGTCATCCAAATTCACAAATTACATCCTTCCTTGCATTCCTACCAGTTCAACTTCAAGCTTCTAGCtgattgaaaacaaataaaaatgagatGTGTTTCACAGATTCAATCTAAAAGAATGCAGACTGAGGGAATGTAGCCTGGCTAGTGTTTGTGCAAGAGGACTTTGGAGATAGtgattactctaagttacaaggcagcatctgtggagggagaacagTTGTTTCAGGCTGGTAGTCTTTCATTGAAATTGGGAATAGATAACACAATGCACAGAAAGATGGAAAGGTTGAAAAGCAACATGTGATGTGGAAGTCAGGGGATATTAAATGTAAGGAAGTCATACTCCCCCCGACCTCGGTCCTCAGTCCCCTACATTATTACCTTTTGAACGAGCTTTCCAGATTCAACATTTTCAGATGAAGATCACTTCCAGCATTGCTTACAAATTCCTTTGATGACTTCAGATAATCATTCTAATATGTTCATCTCTTCTAGGTTATGATGCATTATCACTCTTTTTGCCATTTTGTTTGccccatcacagaccttcccttttattATCACTTCCCTTCTTCCTCCACATCTCAAAAATGCTTTataggtccttcccaggttatggcaggattCCGTTCctaagaactgtttgtaacctgaacggTTTGTAAGTCGGAAACGCTGCCATAAACCAAGTTCCtccacagcagaagatgcctgcagaggtgggttgTCTCATGGGAATAGATAGTCTGGAGAATCATTTTAAACCTCAATTTGCCATTCTTAATATTAAAGctgatattaacaaatttagcccgatcctgtcttttaaaagattttactgtAGACAGGATTTTAAATGCTATTGACGGTTTTATATAGGACATTGCTGCTAGCCTGGACGGTGTGTCTCTAGAGGGGATTCGCAAAATGGACGTCAACACATTAACTACAATGTATTCTTCTTGGGTTGAATGTGGCAAAATCCCAGCTAGCATCAAGATCAGTCGCCTTTAGCCCCACAGCAGCAGGTagatccatcccaccagcctcgctaatgctcattcatatgttcAGGCTACACACAAGTCGCTCATTTATaagttggggaggacctgtatctctAACTAAACACAATTGTGATGAAAAAAGTCATTGACACCAAAACGTCAGCTGCTtcattctccacaaatgctgcctgacttgctgaaaatatccagacttttttttttgccaacattcacagtattttgcttcacAATTATGAAGTGCTTATTATACTAAAAAGATAAAATGTTCAAGACAAATATCAGCTTCTATAATGATTTGGCTAAAACATGCAGTCACAAAAATAATAATTCTTTCGCATGCTATCTGCAGAACTGATAATTCCGATTTTGACCTCTTTCTGCAACGTAGTAACCTCAACAGGAGCATACAATAAACTATGTAACCATAACCTGTTCTATGTTATAACCACAGGCGAACAACTTTGGTTTAACACATTCCTGAAGGTTCATCATATAAATGCTATTCAGTCATTAAAAATCAAACAACCTTTCTTTCCCCATCTCTATTTTTATAAttcataaaatattcaaagaaaactTAAAAAGTTGCTTTAatgcttcatagagtcatagagcactacagcacagaaacaggccctttggcctatctagtccatgccggcctggtttccTGCCTAGTCCCATGTACCcagaccacagccctccatagctctctcattcatgtacctatccaaacttaaatgtttcaattgaacctgcatccaccacttccgctggcagctcattccacactcacaccaccttctgagtgaagtagatccccctcagattccccctaaacctttcaccctaaaccaatgacctctagttctagtctcacccaacctgaggggaaaaagcctggatgaattcaccctatctatccccctcataattttgtatatttctataagatcacctctcattcttctgcactccagggaataaagtcctaacctactcaacctgtccctgtaactcaggtcctcaaatcccagcaacatccgtgtaaatgttttctgcacactttcaagcttattgatatctttcctgtagataggtgacaagaactgcacacaatactctaaatttggcctcatcagCATCTtaaacaacttcaacataacatctcaactcctgtactcagtgccctgatttatgaaggtcaaggtgccaaaagctctctttacaacctgcaatgccactttcaaggaattatggatctgtattcccaggtccctttgttctatcacacacctcggtgccctaccattcacggtTTAAGTTTTACCCCGGTTTGTCctcccaaggtgcatcacctcacacttgtctgcattaaattccatctgccatttttcagctggtccagatcactttgcaagctttgatagccttccttgatGTCCACTACCCCccaaatcttggtgtcatccttaaatttactgatccagtttaccacactatcatctaaatcattaatacagatgatgaACAATggacccagaactgatccctgcagcacaccactagttagaggcctccaatcagaaagacaaccatctactaccactctctgccttctcctgctaagccaacattgaatccagttAACTACTTcaggtgggactttgtcaaaggccttgctcaagtccacatagacaacatccaccaccttcccttcatcaaccttcctggtaacctccttgaaaaactcactagattggtcagacatgacctgccacgcacaaagccacgttgactatctctaatcaggtCCCGTCTATccacttatatatcctgtccctcagactaccttccaataatttacccacgactgacatcaggctcactagcctataatttcccagtttattctttgagcctttcttaaaaCAACGGAACGACgttagttatcctccagtcctccggcacctcacctgtggctatggACgtttcaaatatctctgccagggcccctgaaatttccGTACtcacctcccacaaggtccgagggctCCCACAAGGACCAAAGgaacacctcatcaggccctggggatttatccatcctaattcacctcaagacagcaagcacctcctcttccctaatccagatacggtccatgacctcactactctttttcctcagttctacaaACTCTATTTGTCTCCGaaataaacacagatgcaaaaaatccatttaaaatctcccccatctctttcggctccacgaatagttgaccacactgatcttcaagaggaccaattttgtcccttgctatccttttgctcttaatatagctatagaaaccctttggattctctttaaccTTATCCACCAAAGCAACCacgtcctcttttagccctcctgatttccctctcaactattctcttgcatttcttatacttctcaagcgcctcatttgatcgtaactgcctatacctgatatgcaccacctttttctttaccagggcttcaatatccctcaataaccaagtttccctaaacctgttagccttgccttttatcctaacaggaacatacaaattTTGTACTTTCAAtacttcactcttgaaggcctccaaCTTACCAaaatctctttgccagaaaacaacctatcccaatccacgcctgccagatcccttctgatgccatcaaaattggccttcctccagtttagaatcttaaccctaagACTAGttttatccttctccataatcgtctagaaactaatggaattatgatcactagatccaaagtgttccccaacaCTCACTTCTGTTAcgtgccctgtctcattccctgagaggagatccagtatcacattgTCTCTcattgggacctctacatattgattaaagaaacttccctgaacacatttgacaaactttatcccatccagtccttttacagtatgagagtccctaaccaatgaatcccctatcactatcacttgcctcttctcccccccttcccttctgagccaaagagccagactcagtgcctgagacctgaccactgtggGTTTCCCCGGTAGGTcattcctccccccccaacagtatctaaaacaatatacttgttattgaggggaatggccacagggataccctgcactgcctgcctattacctttctctctcctgacaatcacccagctacctgcctcctgcagcttaagtGTGATTGcctcctgtaactcctgtctatcaacccctcagtctcccaaatgatctgaaggtcatccagctctaGTTCCCCAACACGGTCTataaggagctacagctggatgcacttcttgCAGATGTAGTTGttagggacactggaggtctccctgacttcccacatcacgCAAGAGGAGCCCACCACTgcactgggtgtcattcccactgctctacctgtgcaataataaagaaagaaagaacttcaCCTTAGCCTCCAACTCCACACCTAAGCCTCTTAAGCCCaa from Pristis pectinata isolate sPriPec2 chromosome 4, sPriPec2.1.pri, whole genome shotgun sequence carries:
- the c4h5orf15 gene encoding keratinocyte-associated transmembrane protein 2, with the translated sequence MEARSGIGTLPLARALTLALIAAAAVGVRCLKGEGEGEGEVVTTVTGKLMLTTGNHSANTPVSVTSQATHSENKQLAKNTTTTTTTATSATTPIPTTTTVRNVTKHPVGTIQRETGQNPEQVAPKLVASTVKVNVTEPDTEIIVIGTDIDDDETITSNIIPEKMDEMTDNQLLVVEQDNSPSYYDQGEDRGAEEYFDENQMDENDLESDDLEEPPELPDKPIYIATPEEDDSHFFFYLVAAAFLIAVVYITYHNKRKIYILLVQSRRWKDSLCSRTIEYQRLDQNIHDAMPSLKITKDYIF